GGAAAGGAAGAGGATGAAGATGAATATTTTTACAGATACTTTTGTCAAAACGGTAAGAAGCACATCCTGGATGACAGCGACTTGTCTAAGTACCAATGGGAGACGGATGTAAAGCGACTTAAAGAAGTTGATGTTGAAATATTAATACGGGTAAGAGAGCCTGAAACTGGGGAGTTCATCTCGAAGCGGAATAGCTTTGCTCGGTTCAAGTTGTTGTCGGACGATTTGCCACGATTACACGACATTCTCCAAAAGGATATCGAAATGATCTCCATTAAGCACAAAGAGTACATTGGAATGCGCGAACACATACAAGAGCTCTATCAAATGCTATCGGCAGCGGAACGTCGCATAGACCAATATGAGGGCATTGATCCTAATGAACGAATCATGAGGGAGTTGAACCAACTGCTCGACAACTGAGCTCGGCAATGCCATGACCTGGTTCCATAAAGGGATCAGGTTTCTTTGTTCATCCAGTTAAATTGCCACTTGAAATATTTTCGTGAAATGGTTGTTCTATGACTGCGAGTATAATATGACCCCGTTTCTTGTCATTTCTACTCAGCACTCACAGGAACAGGACGGATGAACACATGCACATGAATACCGATTCTAAGCATCTTAAGATTGATCTAACGGATTTCGAACGACAGCTAGTCTTCAAGCTTATCTGCCAGCGATACGGTTACACTCCAAGCAAGCAGTATCATTATGTTGTGCGGGATAAGCGAAATGGAGTTTACCTCTTCCACTTCCCGAGAGCGCCTTTTGCGAACTACACGACATCCCTTATCTTCCAGGGTTATTCAAATGAAAGCCAGCTTCTGAAGGATATCTTCGATCTCATTCCGTTAAGACGATGGAAAGCCCGCAGGATCGATATTGCACTGGATACTAACCTCCCTTATCAGCAGCTACATGCCATTCATCCAGCGAAAAGGGCGGGCACCACGCATTATCGGACCTCAGTTTATATTGGCTCTCATTCTTCTCCCGTTCAGCTTCACATGTATGATAAGCAGGAGCAGATGTATCGCAAATGGGGGATAAGGACAGATACATGGGCTCGTGTAGAGCTGAGGTTTCGGTTTGAGCCGATGAAACGGATATCTTCTCTATGCATCGATGATTTCGCCGCGGCCGCTCACTACTCCATCATTCCTGAGGTGTGCGCGATGTCGTCAAAGCTTAAGGATCAAATAACGCAGTTGAATCAAGGGCTTGTTCAGTGGCGAGACCTGACTCGCACCACGCAAGAAAAGATAAGAGAGTACGGATGCGAACACGGTCTGAACATGTTCGATCACATACTCTCTGCTTTGGAGAACACCGATATTTGCAGTTTTATTTACGATACGAAGAAGCAGCCACCACAGCAGCTTTCTTCCTGAGGCTAGCATAAGCAATAGCACATGGTACGTCAATGGAATACTGAAAGACTATAATGGGAAAGCCGCGCTACGACGGGCCTGAGAGGGGTTCGGCCCCTGTTTTCCAGTATTCCTAAAGTGCTTGCGGCGGCAATTACTCCAATGTTATTTAGGAATTGTAGGGATATTGCATATTCGTGGCTCAATTCCTCCGCATCCCTTGCGGGACAAGGTAAGCAGCATTTTAGTCTTTTAGTCATCCATTTTCAAACATCTGGATAAGACGATGGAAGTCACCGATTACCTGCCCCGCGTAACCAATCCCTGTTCGTTCTGCGTCCTCTATCCCGTATTCGTCTATCAAGTGGTTAAGACTGGACCAGGCGCGTTCAATCTGCTCCCGTTCTTTATGAGTAAAGATATCGATCAGGATATCGTCGGTAAATATGACTTCCTGCGGGACATTCCTTATGGATTCCCAATCGATAACAACGGGATTACGGGCAAACGGTGAGTCCACCTGGTATTTTCCCAACACAGCAGAATGAATCTGCCTGGCGGACTTAACCAGACGTTTGATGTATAAGCGTCTGAATGAATCTCTGCGCTGTCGTTCCTTCACTTGAAATGCTTCATACTGCCTTTTGGTATGTTCATTAGACTGGATTGCCGCCACTGCGCTTCTTTCTGCCGCGAGAGCATTCCTTTCAGCAGCCTGTGTATTGCGGCGGGCAATCCACCATGAGAATACACTAACGATTATAGCTACAAAAGCTAATATGGTAGTAATCCATTCAACGGGCTTCATCTCCATATAAGAGCTTTCCTTTCTTATGTTAATGTATTAACAGACTCTTTGGCAGTCAAGGGCCGAAGGAGCGAAGCTGAACCCTTGACGGTTTTATGCTCATTACAAGCTGTCCAATGCCCTCCAACTTGTTTGGAGGCGTGCTTGCGGCGAGCGATCTATGTATTTAATGTTTCGATGTATGATCTAATGAATTGAAGGTACCCACGTACACAAGCTGCCTTAAACTGCTCATAAGTAAGATCGACTGAATAGATTCTTCTTAATCCAGAGAAAATTCGTTTTCTCTTTAAGCTAGCTTCTGTCTGGCTCTCGGCTACTGTTAATGAGTTCATCATGGTATGGTCACCGTTTGCAAAATGAAAGTTCCAATAGTCTCCTTCATGGGCAAAACAATTCCTTATTTCATTGACTACCCTTGCAAAGATATCTATGGTTACTCGCGTATTAAATGTGCGATCAACAGAAGTGTCTAATCGTTCTTGGTATTCTTCATAATTTTCTCCAGGGCGCTTATGGATATTGAACTTTTCGTCCGCAAGATTGCGGTGAAAGCAATCTAATATGAGCAGCCGATCATCCTCCTCAATGTAGTTGGTAAAGAAATCAATTACGGCTAATGTCTTATTATCAACGTCTCCATCTCGAAGATGGTACAGGGATTCGATACAAACAACAAAGTGAAAAACTTTAAGAGAGTCCTTACCTGGACGTACTTCATCCATAGCATCGGCAAGAGTCAAAAGCCTATGGACGCTGTTGAGCATTCTTCGAGGGACGTTGTTACTCCGCAGACGCAGAACAGAAGTAATGAATGCCACGAGTTCCCCTTTGTCTTTAACGAATGGAGCGTAAAAGTCCAGAAGTTCAGGTAGGAGGGATTCATCGTTCAAGACAGTAACAAATTGCAGGTATGTATCCATTTGAGTATCGTAGTCTGCTGTAGTGGCGATCTCCAAAGCGTGATCCTCGGTTATCTCCAACTTCTCGCAGAACAGTGATAATTGCACATTAGCCTCATTTAATAGATCAAGTAATGTTGACATTAGGTACCATCTCCCATGTTTAATTATAGCACGTCCCCCATCGCGAATGCCTCATACTTCTGTTTGAGAATACGTCCATGAGTGCCCGAAACCCCAGTGTTTATGCGGGATTTCCCACTTCTGCATGCTTCACGGGTGTATAGGTCGCAGAAAGGCAATGAGGATTATTAATTTGTTTGACAAAACAGTTGACAACAAGCTCGCGAACAGCTTACGTTCGAGTTAGAACGATACAGGTTCTCAACTGTTTCCTGTATCGTGTTCTCCTTCCTAATATAGCCCCTCTTCACCAGGAGGGGGGCACGAAACCTACAAAGGAATGATGTTATGGATTTTGATGATCTAACGAAGTATGGGGAATTCGGCTTTCGAAAAGCTTATGTGGAAGACCCCAATGATATCATGAGTATCTTTAATGCACGAAAAAGCGTTCTAATTGAACCTGACAGTTTGCCTCTGCATAAACAAATAAAACTTAAGAGAATTCACGACGGACTTTCTCAGGAGGAACTCGGAAAGATTGTCCGATTGCAAGCTTCTACTATAAGCCTTATTGAAACAGGCCAGCGGCTGATTCCCAAAAAGAGATTCAAGGAATTTGAATCGTACTTATATGAAGAACTATACTCTGATGGCGTTTTACAGTATAAGATTGATCAGGATGCACCAGAAGAACCATTAGATTTGACTATTGAAGAACAACGAGCGCACTGGAAAGCGATAACCGATAATGATCCCGATCTTTGGGGTACGATACTATAACCTGTCGGCTCGGAGAAAACAAACTGGATAAACAGGGGGACAAGATGCATGAATAGCACTATTGTTTCGATTGAGCAAAACGAGCCAAGCTACTGGCCTGAGTTTATATTTGGATTTGGAACTGATGAAGACAATGAAGGAGAAGATGACAATGCATAATTACGACGACCTAATAGATTCCCTAAAAAGGGAAAGTGAATTGAGTACTTGTTCGGAGAGTCAAAAGGCCGCAAATGCTCATATGATTAACCTGTATGAGAATCTAAAGAAGAAGCGGACCAGTGATTCCCCTACCTATACTAACGAGTTATCAACGGACCTAATGGCGCGGCGTTTGGCGGATCCTACCTACACGTTCAGCGTTCGATCACTCATGAAGGAGAAGTAACAGGTAAGAGCAACCAGGTGGCTGGCTCCCTCCCAATTGAATCAATAACTGTCGAATAGCTGGAAAACATCAGCAATCTTGCTATCCATTGCATCTTTAACGGCTCGGAATTCCTCTATTTCAGAGAGACCTTCTGCAACCAGTAGTGCCTTCAGCTTTGCAGCAATTTCATCTTGTTCATGCTTTGGTAGTTGCGCAATGTATACAGCTTTGCTCATAGAATTGGATCCTTTCACTTGTGTCATAAATACAATTGCACCATTGGTATAATTCGAAACTTAAGAAGGGCCAATCACTTATGGAATGGCTCCTCCGCGATTACTCAATTAATTCCTATGATACACTTCCTCAGCTTCTTCCTCTGTAACGAGGTCAAAATAGCTGTACACAATAGATTCGAGGCGCTTTAGCTCCTCATGGTTCATGCCCATCTTCTTTGCTGCGAGTGTGCGTATCCAATTGCTGCTGCGTTAGTCATAGCAACATTCCTCCACTGAATTTGATTTGTATGCATAGAACTGCGTATGATGAGAACGTGCGAACACAAAGGCGAGCGAAGCGAGCCCAACAACACAGCCGAAGGCTTTATATATAAGAGGGAGCCAGCGTATTAGGCCGACTCCCAATAGATGAACTACATCAACCCGTGCTCTTTAATCGAAAAGTAACTGTCAGTTGAGACAATAACGTGATCGAGTAGTTCGATACCGAGCAATTCTCCAGCTTCAGCCAAACGCTTCGTTAGCTGTACATCTTCGGGGGAGCTGTCCGTAATTTGCGAGGGGTGATTATGAACTGCGATATAGCTTGCTGCTGCTCTTTGGATTAGAGAACGATATACTTCACGGCAATGCACAATGGCACTATTCAGCGTTCCGACACTGATCCTTTCTTTACAAATAATATGATTCTTGGTGTTCAGCGGTAGAATCCAGAATTCTTCATGCATTAGGTGACCTACGGTAAAGCGCATGATGTCGAATACATCCTTCGGTGAACGGATAATGTGTGGATTCTCACGTGGAGTGTTCAACGCTCTTGCCAACTTAAGCGTAGAAACGATTTGACGAGCCTTCGAGGGGCCAACACCTTTGATACGGGTAAGTTCCAACT
This sequence is a window from Paenibacillus urinalis. Protein-coding genes within it:
- a CDS encoding helix-turn-helix domain-containing protein; amino-acid sequence: MDFDDLTKYGEFGFRKAYVEDPNDIMSIFNARKSVLIEPDSLPLHKQIKLKRIHDGLSQEELGKIVRLQASTISLIETGQRLIPKKRFKEFESYLYEELYSDGVLQYKIDQDAPEEPLDLTIEEQRAHWKAITDNDPDLWGTIL
- a CDS encoding JAB domain-containing protein — encoded protein: MYSIKTALADALCVKEDSTVIQELFTRFVTPYELLDANELELTRIKGVGPSKARQIVSTLKLARALNTPRENPHIIRSPKDVFDIMRFTVGHLMHEEFWILPLNTKNHIICKERISVGTLNSAIVHCREVYRSLIQRAAASYIAVHNHPSQITDSSPEDVQLTKRLAEAGELLGIELLDHVIVSTDSYFSIKEHGLM
- a CDS encoding replication initiation factor domain-containing protein, which translates into the protein MNTDSKHLKIDLTDFERQLVFKLICQRYGYTPSKQYHYVVRDKRNGVYLFHFPRAPFANYTTSLIFQGYSNESQLLKDIFDLIPLRRWKARRIDIALDTNLPYQQLHAIHPAKRAGTTHYRTSVYIGSHSSPVQLHMYDKQEQMYRKWGIRTDTWARVELRFRFEPMKRISSLCIDDFAAAAHYSIIPEVCAMSSKLKDQITQLNQGLVQWRDLTRTTQEKIREYGCEHGLNMFDHILSALENTDICSFIYDTKKQPPQQLSS